In a genomic window of Methylobacter sp. YRD-M1:
- a CDS encoding thiol-disulfide oxidoreductase DCC family protein — protein sequence MNKDKITVYYDGACPKCIRDRQHYEKLAGKAREQVCWFDITGQENRLRELGIDPGKALTELHVSDEQGRIVSELDAYILLMSRVPILKPIAWLISLPLIRPLLARIYHRQVNRRLRKRGLL from the coding sequence ATGAATAAAGACAAGATTACGGTTTATTACGACGGCGCCTGTCCGAAATGCATTCGCGACAGGCAGCATTATGAAAAACTCGCAGGCAAGGCTAGAGAGCAGGTCTGTTGGTTCGACATCACAGGCCAGGAGAATCGGCTTCGCGAGCTGGGCATCGATCCCGGGAAGGCTTTGACGGAGCTTCATGTCAGCGATGAGCAGGGCCGAATCGTGTCGGAACTGGACGCCTACATTCTGCTGATGAGCCGGGTGCCGATACTGAAACCCATAGCTTGGCTGATCAGCTTGCCATTGATCCGGCCGCTGCTGGCCAGGATCTATCATCGGCAGGTGAATCGGCGGTTGAGGAAAAGAGGTTTGCTTTGA
- a CDS encoding ABC transporter ATP-binding protein/permease, with translation MGSSGFFIQFMRLAGAYWHSEDKATIRKLTLALIALTVVQMFIAVIITEWSAALFDALEQRSMSGLLKQIGLIVLIFAASMAATGMHLTVKRRLQIGWRAWLTDHVTNRWMNKGRHYQVTHIQTAEHDNPDGRIAEDIRIATEDGIALFHSLFYSLLILISFIEILWTLSGVVTLDLGFIEMPIYGHLVWVALIYAAGASALGWLIGQPLSKTTNIRQTMEANYRFGLVKARESSLAIALIHGETHEKKHFQKLFQDIIDTYHQQTRAWAHILLFTSGYSVLSTAVPVLVSAPRYILGTITLGALMQSAQSFQHVASALSWPVDNMALVAQWRASVERVLSLIQALDDLEDEIVRPDPHRIVLVKTDKPTLRFDNLCISRLDGIVCASQVNDEIKTGERVLITGNTFTGSKLFKAIAGLWPWGEGRIELPDDEYMFFMPPRPYLPTGTLREAICYPSSCDDFSPSMLTKTLEMVGLAELIEQLDQIDDWEKALPREQQQRLGVVRVLLQKPKWILSETAFDSLDPEGEAEMMRLICQILPDAAMLTISNEPKAEMFHQRRIVL, from the coding sequence ATGGGATCCAGCGGATTTTTTATCCAATTCATGCGTCTGGCCGGTGCTTACTGGCATTCGGAAGACAAGGCAACCATTCGCAAGCTGACCTTGGCCCTGATTGCGCTGACCGTCGTGCAGATGTTTATCGCCGTCATCATCACGGAATGGAGCGCCGCGTTATTCGATGCGCTGGAGCAACGCTCCATGTCCGGATTGCTCAAACAGATCGGACTGATCGTATTGATTTTTGCCGCCAGCATGGCTGCTACGGGCATGCATTTGACAGTCAAGCGCCGTCTGCAGATCGGCTGGCGAGCCTGGCTGACTGATCATGTAACCAATCGATGGATGAACAAAGGCCGTCATTATCAAGTCACCCACATACAGACTGCCGAGCACGATAACCCGGATGGCCGCATCGCGGAAGATATCCGTATTGCGACTGAAGACGGCATTGCCCTGTTTCACTCGCTGTTTTACAGCCTGCTGATTCTGATCAGTTTCATAGAAATTCTCTGGACACTTTCGGGTGTCGTCACGCTTGATCTGGGCTTTATTGAAATGCCCATCTATGGGCATCTGGTCTGGGTAGCACTGATTTATGCGGCCGGCGCTTCGGCTTTGGGCTGGCTGATCGGCCAGCCTTTAAGCAAAACGACCAATATCCGGCAAACCATGGAAGCCAATTACCGTTTTGGTCTTGTGAAAGCGCGCGAAAGCTCCCTGGCAATTGCTCTGATTCATGGTGAAACTCACGAGAAAAAACATTTTCAGAAACTTTTTCAGGATATTATTGACACTTATCACCAGCAAACCCGTGCCTGGGCGCATATTCTGCTTTTTACTTCCGGCTACTCAGTGTTGTCTACAGCCGTCCCTGTTCTGGTGTCGGCGCCGCGCTATATTTTGGGAACCATCACACTGGGCGCCTTGATGCAGTCGGCCCAGTCATTCCAGCACGTGGCTTCCGCCCTGTCCTGGCCGGTCGATAACATGGCCCTAGTCGCCCAATGGCGGGCTTCGGTTGAGCGTGTATTGAGCCTGATCCAGGCATTGGACGACCTGGAAGACGAGATCGTGCGGCCTGATCCGCACCGGATTGTCTTGGTAAAAACGGATAAGCCGACCTTGCGTTTCGACAATCTGTGCATCAGCCGGCTTGACGGCATTGTCTGCGCATCGCAAGTCAATGACGAGATCAAAACGGGCGAACGGGTGCTTATTACCGGCAATACCTTCACCGGTTCCAAACTGTTCAAGGCCATAGCCGGCCTGTGGCCATGGGGCGAAGGCCGCATTGAGCTGCCTGATGACGAGTACATGTTCTTCATGCCGCCACGTCCGTACCTGCCGACCGGCACGTTGCGCGAAGCCATTTGCTATCCGTCCTCCTGCGACGACTTCAGCCCTTCCATGCTCACAAAGACGCTTGAGATGGTAGGTCTGGCAGAATTAATCGAGCAGCTTGACCAGATCGATGATTGGGAAAAAGCGCTGCCTCGCGAACAGCAGCAGCGTTTGGGCGTGGTCCGCGTGCTGCTGCAGAAGCCCAAATGGATTTTGTCGGAAACGGCGTTCGATTCACTGGACCCCGAAGGGGAAGCCGAAATGATGAGGTTGATCTGCCAGATACTGCCGGATGCCGCCATGCTGACGATCAGCAATGAGCCCAAGGCTGAGATGTTTCATCAGCGCCGGATTGTGCTGTAA
- a CDS encoding cytochrome c/ABC transporter substrate-binding protein, which produces MKFFVRTIVLCVALLLPASGAVVGQEPQTYIELGKRLYMNGLRPDGSLMTGMAQGNVPLTGAQVICGACHRTSAMGSVEGTEVVPALRGGMLFEPLRLPTSKPPQAPILRPAYDAESLKRAIRSGINAAGETMSLAMPRYPLSDEEVDMLIAYLKSLPMTPAPGVTDKEIHLATVIGESVPPAARKAMLDVFNAFIAQKNAETRHESERSAHAPWHEAWAYKAYRKWVLHVWELKGDEATWGEQLARQYRQQPVFAMIGGTTDGSWRPVHEFCQKSQLPCLFPTTDLPVIAEHDFYPVYLDMGMSLQGELVAQQLARDRHPASPVIQIHKAADPLGKTASASLQERLAQSKIPVKTLTIQSAAELPSIMAQSNGTMAVLWLQQADLADFWRNFKGPEGPQRIYLSTTLAEDAPAGIPDALQDRVYFIHPYELPDQLPRLLLRSTSWLRAKRIYAPEQQRIQADSYFALTMTGMALQRINSYFIREFFIEGLEHMLDNAAFTSRYPRISLAPGQRFAAKGAYITKTAGDGKQTLVPVTDWLIPGTE; this is translated from the coding sequence ATGAAATTTTTTGTCCGCACCATTGTCCTTTGTGTCGCTCTTCTGCTGCCCGCATCAGGGGCTGTAGTAGGACAGGAACCTCAAACATACATCGAACTGGGCAAACGTCTTTATATGAATGGATTACGGCCTGATGGCTCGTTAATGACCGGCATGGCGCAAGGAAACGTACCGCTGACCGGCGCGCAAGTTATCTGCGGCGCCTGCCATCGGACCAGCGCCATGGGCTCAGTTGAGGGCACGGAAGTTGTACCGGCGCTACGCGGCGGGATGTTGTTCGAACCGCTTCGCCTGCCGACCAGCAAACCGCCCCAGGCGCCGATCCTGCGGCCGGCTTATGACGCAGAATCCCTGAAACGGGCGATCCGCAGCGGCATCAACGCGGCAGGCGAAACCATGAGTCTGGCAATGCCGCGTTATCCGCTCAGCGATGAGGAAGTCGACATGCTCATTGCCTATCTGAAAAGTCTGCCGATGACTCCGGCTCCAGGCGTGACAGACAAGGAGATTCATCTGGCAACAGTGATAGGGGAATCCGTGCCTCCAGCCGCACGCAAGGCCATGCTGGATGTGTTCAATGCCTTCATTGCGCAAAAAAATGCAGAAACGCGCCACGAGTCCGAGCGCTCCGCACATGCGCCCTGGCATGAGGCCTGGGCTTATAAAGCCTACCGCAAGTGGGTACTCCATGTTTGGGAACTGAAAGGCGACGAAGCGACATGGGGCGAGCAGTTGGCGCGCCAGTACCGGCAGCAACCGGTATTCGCGATGATCGGCGGCACCACTGACGGTTCATGGCGGCCCGTGCACGAATTCTGCCAGAAATCCCAGTTGCCCTGCCTGTTTCCGACCACCGACCTGCCGGTCATTGCCGAGCATGATTTTTACCCGGTCTACCTGGACATGGGCATGTCGTTGCAGGGGGAACTTGTCGCCCAGCAACTTGCCCGAGACAGACATCCGGCATCTCCCGTCATTCAGATCCATAAAGCAGCCGATCCACTTGGGAAAACGGCTTCGGCTTCCTTACAGGAACGATTGGCGCAGAGCAAAATCCCAGTGAAGACTTTAACGATCCAGTCTGCGGCAGAATTGCCGTCGATCATGGCGCAAAGTAATGGAACTATGGCGGTTCTGTGGCTTCAGCAGGCCGATCTGGCTGACTTTTGGCGAAATTTTAAAGGTCCGGAAGGTCCGCAGCGGATCTATCTTTCCACGACTCTGGCCGAAGATGCACCGGCAGGCATTCCCGATGCGTTGCAGGATCGCGTTTACTTCATTCATCCTTATGAACTGCCCGACCAATTGCCGCGCCTGTTGCTCCGCTCCACCAGCTGGCTGCGGGCCAAACGCATTTATGCCCCCGAGCAGCAGCGTATCCAGGCCGACAGCTATTTTGCGCTGACCATGACCGGCATGGCGCTGCAACGCATAAACAGCTACTTCATCCGCGAATTTTTCATCGAAGGTCTCGAGCATATGCTGGACAATGCCGCTTTCACCTCTCGCTATCCCCGCATCAGCCTGGCTCCCGGCCAACGCTTCGCGGCCAAGGGTGCCTATATCACAAAAACGGCCGGAGACGGCAAACAAACTCTGGTACCGGTTACAGACTGGCTGATTCCGGGAACGGAGTAG
- a CDS encoding M48 metallopeptidase family protein translates to MQELKYLAGYSEKITDQVQHLIHTNKLGELLLKKYPAAHGIRTDKALYAYVVDLKNERLRQSQPLSKVIYDDKINVLHHALGLHTYVSRVQGGKLKAKNEIRIGSVFKQAPIEFLRMIAVHELAHLKEKEHNKAFYKLCEYMEPAYHQYELDMRLYLTHVDLFGKIY, encoded by the coding sequence ATGCAAGAATTAAAATATCTGGCCGGCTATTCCGAAAAAATCACCGATCAGGTGCAGCATCTGATTCATACTAACAAGCTAGGTGAACTGCTGTTAAAAAAATACCCCGCAGCTCACGGCATCAGAACGGACAAAGCGCTTTACGCCTATGTCGTCGATCTGAAAAATGAAAGGCTCCGCCAGTCCCAGCCGCTCAGCAAAGTCATTTATGACGATAAAATCAACGTCCTGCACCATGCTTTGGGTCTTCATACTTATGTCTCCCGCGTACAGGGCGGCAAACTGAAAGCGAAAAACGAAATCCGCATAGGCTCCGTCTTCAAGCAGGCGCCGATTGAATTTCTGCGCATGATTGCCGTGCACGAGCTGGCGCATTTAAAGGAAAAAGAGCATAACAAGGCTTTTTACAAATTATGCGAGTATATGGAGCCGGCTTATCATCAATATGAGTTGGATATGAGGCTTTATCTGACGCATGTGGATTTGTTCGGCAAGATTTACTGA
- a CDS encoding glycerophosphodiester phosphodiesterase: protein MAFELNPLRTGGKRPAGVLNIAHRGARAFAPENTLAAFEKAKRFGCQMFELDVRLSKDGELIVHHDEQLTRCTDAGVKFPGRSSYAISDFTCNELRQLDAGSWYIEQLALPASRRHWFLQGLTEEEIEQFVSAQDLAFYASGEIRLPTLQEALELALHEDLMVNIELKALPRMYPGIAEATAGLVKSLDMENRVLISSFDHEQLVSVRRLSENIATGVLTGDRLAKPGAYLALLDADAYHPGTDSVGLNSLARKLDPCGIIDVLASGRAVNVWTCNDKDEMRQLIAAGVTGVISDFPNRVRDVLQE from the coding sequence ATGGCATTTGAACTGAATCCGCTACGGACGGGAGGCAAGCGCCCGGCCGGCGTTCTGAATATCGCCCACCGCGGCGCGCGCGCGTTTGCGCCCGAGAATACACTGGCTGCATTCGAGAAGGCGAAGCGCTTCGGCTGCCAGATGTTCGAACTGGATGTCCGTCTGTCGAAAGACGGCGAATTGATCGTGCATCACGACGAGCAGCTCACACGCTGCACCGATGCCGGAGTGAAATTTCCAGGCCGCAGCAGTTATGCGATTTCCGATTTTACCTGTAATGAATTACGGCAACTGGACGCCGGCAGCTGGTACATTGAACAGTTGGCATTGCCGGCTTCGCGGCGGCATTGGTTTCTGCAAGGTTTGACTGAAGAAGAGATTGAGCAATTCGTCAGCGCGCAGGATCTTGCCTTTTATGCATCAGGCGAGATCAGGCTGCCTACGCTGCAGGAGGCGCTGGAACTGGCGTTACATGAAGATCTGATGGTCAATATCGAGCTCAAGGCATTGCCGCGCATGTACCCGGGCATAGCCGAAGCGACGGCGGGACTCGTCAAGTCGCTGGACATGGAAAACCGTGTTTTGATCTCGTCATTTGATCACGAACAGTTGGTCAGCGTGCGCCGGCTTTCGGAAAATATAGCGACGGGTGTTTTAACCGGCGACAGGCTGGCAAAACCGGGCGCCTATCTGGCGCTGCTCGATGCCGATGCCTATCATCCAGGCACTGATTCGGTAGGCCTTAATTCATTAGCCCGAAAGCTCGACCCATGCGGAATTATCGATGTGCTGGCGTCAGGCCGCGCCGTCAATGTCTGGACCTGCAATGACAAGGACGAGATGCGGCAGCTGATCGCGGCAGGCGTGACCGGCGTGATTTCGGATTTTCCTAATCGGGTTCGTGATGTATTGCAGGAATAA
- a CDS encoding glutaredoxin family protein, giving the protein MARKRMKMIRWDSVLAILLWMSILGSFAPVNAQDAASSPAAVQDAARQEPADIEVFVREGCPHCEKAEEFLKALALEQPWLRIVVRDVHRDPEALGRLKQIAEATGVNVSVPTFYVHGQTIVGYADQATTGKLIRNALTQAPPEQQRLPDSAESCEAEEAALSCGPESVSPLPEPELTFLGQRITLKQFGLPLFTLVMGLMDGFNPCSMWVLVLMISLLAPMQDRMRMFAVAGTFIAVEGIAYFVFMAAWLNLFLIIGLSRLSQIIIAGIAILAGAINLKDFWAYGWGVSLSIPESAKPGIYARIRAILQAESLRGAMIGAVVLAVLVQIVEFLCTSGFPALYTRILTMQELGGASYYGYLLLYNLAYMLDDAIVLGIGIITLSQRRLREKEGRWLKLISGLVMVGLGLYLLVSVP; this is encoded by the coding sequence ATGGCGAGAAAGCGAATGAAGATGATCCGTTGGGATTCTGTTTTGGCAATACTGCTGTGGATGTCGATCCTGGGGAGCTTCGCTCCAGTTAATGCGCAGGACGCTGCATCGTCTCCGGCCGCTGTTCAAGATGCGGCTCGCCAGGAACCTGCCGATATTGAAGTTTTCGTGCGCGAAGGCTGTCCGCATTGCGAGAAGGCCGAAGAATTCCTGAAAGCATTGGCGCTTGAGCAGCCGTGGCTGCGCATCGTCGTGCGCGATGTCCACCGCGATCCTGAAGCCCTTGGTCGCCTGAAGCAGATAGCCGAAGCAACAGGCGTCAACGTGAGCGTGCCGACTTTTTATGTACACGGCCAGACTATCGTCGGTTACGCCGATCAGGCCACGACGGGAAAACTGATCCGCAATGCATTGACTCAAGCCCCGCCGGAGCAGCAACGGTTACCCGATAGCGCGGAAAGCTGTGAAGCGGAAGAAGCGGCACTGTCCTGCGGACCGGAAAGTGTTTCACCATTGCCTGAGCCGGAGTTAACGTTTTTGGGGCAACGCATTACCTTGAAACAGTTTGGTTTGCCGCTTTTCACCCTTGTTATGGGGCTAATGGACGGATTCAATCCCTGCTCCATGTGGGTTCTGGTCCTGATGATTTCGTTGCTGGCGCCCATGCAGGATCGCATGCGCATGTTTGCAGTCGCCGGCACCTTCATTGCCGTGGAAGGTATCGCTTATTTCGTTTTTATGGCTGCCTGGCTCAATCTTTTTCTGATCATAGGTCTCTCGCGTCTATCGCAGATCATCATCGCCGGCATCGCCATACTGGCCGGAGCGATTAACCTGAAGGATTTCTGGGCTTACGGTTGGGGCGTTTCGCTGTCCATTCCTGAGTCTGCCAAGCCTGGCATCTACGCCAGAATCCGCGCCATCCTGCAAGCCGAGAGCCTGCGCGGCGCTATGATCGGCGCCGTGGTGCTGGCTGTTCTGGTGCAGATCGTTGAATTTCTCTGCACTTCAGGTTTTCCGGCGCTTTATACCCGCATACTGACGATGCAGGAATTAGGCGGGGCGAGCTATTACGGCTATCTGCTGCTTTACAATCTTGCCTATATGCTTGATGACGCGATCGTGCTGGGCATCGGCATTATCACGCTCAGCCAGCGACGGTTGCGGGAAAAGGAAGGGCGTTGGCTGAAACTGATAAGCGGACTGGTTATGGTAGGGTTGGGTTTGTATCTGCTGGTTTCGGTGCCTTGA
- a CDS encoding glycoside hydrolase family 5 protein: protein MKPVFENKCGKKLRGVNLGGWLLLEKWMTPSLFEGLQAVDETSFCVELGPRAESVLKRHWNTFITREDFAWLARIGINAVRIPVGHWITGPDYPYHRAYGEVLYPYVQGGLEILDRAFDWAEECGLLIVLDLHAAPGCQNGFDNGGIQNVCEWHSKPEYIDYSLQVLERLAERYHNRPALHAIEVLNEPRWDIDTALLKQYTADGYRRIRRYCQPSDVAVVFHDGFRSYTEYTGFLQAPGFGNVVLDIHRYQCFVPADINTDIYGHIKKAAIDWKNEADDIIGHLGLPTYVGEWSLGLDLEMVSLWANGPFDHTLTDMDEFQLSVAYRGYAAAQLATFEKYLGWFFWSYKTETMPGWCFRECVNRGWLPDRFA, encoded by the coding sequence ATGAAACCGGTATTTGAAAATAAATGCGGCAAGAAGCTGCGCGGCGTCAATCTCGGCGGCTGGCTGCTATTGGAAAAATGGATGACGCCGAGTCTCTTCGAGGGTCTGCAAGCCGTGGACGAGACTTCCTTTTGCGTGGAACTCGGCCCACGCGCCGAATCAGTGCTGAAGAGGCACTGGAATACATTCATCACGCGTGAGGATTTCGCCTGGCTGGCCCGGATCGGCATCAATGCGGTCCGGATTCCGGTCGGCCATTGGATAACCGGGCCGGACTATCCCTACCACCGCGCCTATGGCGAGGTTTTGTATCCGTATGTTCAAGGCGGCCTGGAGATTCTCGACCGCGCCTTCGACTGGGCCGAGGAGTGCGGACTGCTGATCGTGCTCGATCTGCATGCCGCGCCCGGCTGCCAGAACGGCTTTGACAACGGCGGCATCCAGAACGTCTGCGAATGGCATAGCAAGCCGGAGTATATCGATTATTCGCTGCAGGTACTGGAGCGCTTGGCCGAGCGCTACCACAACCGCCCTGCCCTGCATGCCATCGAGGTATTGAACGAGCCGCGCTGGGACATCGATACGGCTCTATTGAAACAGTATACGGCAGACGGCTACCGACGGATACGCCGGTACTGCCAGCCCTCAGATGTCGCCGTGGTTTTCCATGACGGCTTCCGCTCCTACACGGAATATACAGGCTTTCTCCAGGCGCCCGGGTTCGGCAATGTCGTACTCGATATTCACCGCTACCAGTGTTTTGTCCCTGCCGATATCAACACGGACATTTATGGCCATATAAAAAAGGCGGCCATTGACTGGAAAAATGAAGCCGACGACATCATCGGCCATCTCGGCCTGCCGACCTATGTCGGTGAATGGAGTCTGGGGCTGGATTTGGAAATGGTTTCGCTCTGGGCGAACGGGCCTTTCGATCATACATTGACAGACATGGACGAGTTCCAGCTGTCCGTCGCTTATCGCGGCTATGCCGCAGCCCAGCTGGCGACTTTCGAGAAGTACCTGGGCTGGTTCTTCTGGAGCTACAAGACCGAAACCATGCCGGGCTGGTGTTTTCGGGAATGCGTGAATAGGGGCTGGCTGCCCGACCGCTTTGCCTGA
- a CDS encoding UvrD-helicase domain-containing protein, translating to MDNNLIPYQTGFLARTFAAHALTYRSLSVARQGIVLSGNEIHTVPFLQIAPGIAIERGYFWDALAIHLEDGQIIRFGGISKKQAGSLQVELNRRTRNYIKGFYQAIIPDLEQASQQAQALFHGQRYIRYDAAMQWLKNHEHLRDGICRSDISHHLSREECQLIEFVRPFLEKGYEHIAKINDSYVRFQLKKYRDYFDRIESNPLTDKQRKACVTDEQHNLVLAGAGTGKTSTMVGRAGYLLKSGLAAPDQILMLAYANKAAREMEERIQARLGISTLTVKTFHSLGKQIITEVEGAVPAIDKMAEDEALRARFVDDRIKQFLLDQRYKSRLVIYFTRFIYPYKSQFAFKTEGAYHAYILENEIRTLQGELVKSYEECEIANFLYRQGIVYAYEANYQVNTAGPDFKAYQPDFYLPEYGLYIEHFAINEKGETPSFIDRQKYLEGMAWKRALHESHKTRLIETFSHQKHQGTLTEVLRTQLLAAGVQFRPVPDDQLLSRLREFGEISRFSELIAKVLALFKAAFLSIKDLSSLARQHEDKERMLAAVLLFEPVYQAYQQHLHDNGTIDFDDMIGKAISYVESGRYRSPYRHVLVDEFQDISASRARLVKALLAQHADNSLFCVGDDWQAIYRFTGSDVSITRDFEKHFGFTATSVLDKTFRFNNKIGEVASRFVCQNPAQIKKRIQSHRQVDRPAVSLIKTGTESIGLNAALASISQKQPTGASVLILARFHFRQPELSGLKRQYPQLNLQFMTVHASKGREADYVIVLGLEHGKQGFPSEKATHALLELLLPKAEDYQHAEERRLFYVALTRARHHVYLITDGNKASSFVRELVDDRYAILADEFQGQGFQKQLADTLCERCQIGYMVARKNQYGIFYGCNQYPLCSHTQKGCPKCGGILITKGRFRVCQNRDCEIAEPVCPKCGGGMILRKGKYGEFWGCANYRPHAGFSCNHTEQAVNSGTRTGLPDRDYIT from the coding sequence TTGGATAATAACCTCATACCTTATCAAACCGGCTTTTTAGCCAGGACATTCGCCGCGCACGCCTTGACTTACCGTTCATTGTCGGTTGCCAGGCAGGGCATCGTGTTATCGGGCAATGAAATCCATACAGTCCCGTTCCTGCAGATTGCGCCCGGCATAGCGATTGAACGAGGCTATTTCTGGGATGCCTTGGCAATTCATCTGGAAGACGGCCAGATCATTCGCTTTGGCGGCATTTCAAAGAAACAGGCGGGCAGTCTCCAAGTCGAATTAAACCGGCGGACCCGAAACTACATTAAAGGTTTTTATCAGGCCATTATCCCCGACCTGGAGCAGGCCAGTCAGCAAGCGCAGGCTTTATTCCATGGCCAGCGTTACATCCGATATGATGCTGCCATGCAATGGCTGAAAAACCATGAGCATTTGCGTGACGGCATTTGCCGTTCGGACATTTCACATCACCTGTCTAGAGAAGAATGTCAGTTGATCGAGTTTGTTCGGCCCTTTCTGGAAAAGGGCTACGAACATATTGCTAAAATCAATGACAGCTACGTCCGATTCCAGCTCAAGAAATATCGTGACTATTTCGACCGGATTGAAAGCAATCCGTTAACGGACAAGCAGCGCAAAGCCTGCGTGACCGATGAGCAGCATAACCTGGTGCTGGCGGGCGCCGGAACCGGCAAGACCAGCACCATGGTAGGCCGGGCAGGGTATCTTTTAAAATCGGGGCTCGCGGCGCCCGATCAGATTCTGATGCTGGCCTATGCCAACAAGGCCGCCAGGGAAATGGAAGAGCGCATTCAGGCCAGGCTGGGCATCAGCACATTGACGGTCAAGACCTTTCACAGCCTCGGCAAACAGATCATTACCGAAGTCGAAGGCGCGGTGCCGGCTATTGATAAAATGGCCGAAGACGAAGCGCTGAGAGCCCGGTTTGTCGATGACCGGATCAAACAGTTTCTGCTCGACCAGCGCTATAAATCCCGGCTGGTCATTTACTTCACGCGCTTTATTTATCCCTATAAAAGCCAGTTCGCCTTTAAAACGGAGGGCGCCTATCACGCCTATATCTTGGAAAACGAAATCCGCACGCTGCAGGGCGAACTGGTCAAGAGTTATGAGGAATGCGAAATCGCCAATTTCCTGTACCGGCAGGGCATCGTTTATGCGTATGAAGCCAATTATCAGGTCAATACGGCCGGGCCGGATTTCAAAGCCTACCAGCCCGATTTTTATCTGCCTGAGTACGGGCTTTATATCGAGCATTTCGCGATCAATGAAAAGGGCGAAACTCCATCCTTTATCGACCGGCAAAAATACCTTGAGGGCATGGCCTGGAAGCGCGCATTGCATGAGTCGCATAAAACGCGGCTGATCGAGACGTTCAGCCATCAAAAACACCAGGGCACACTCACCGAGGTCCTTAGAACGCAATTATTGGCCGCCGGCGTTCAATTCAGGCCGGTGCCGGATGATCAACTGCTGAGCCGGTTGCGCGAATTCGGTGAAATATCCAGATTCAGCGAGCTGATCGCGAAAGTGCTGGCCTTGTTCAAGGCGGCTTTCCTGTCCATAAAAGACCTGAGCAGCCTGGCGCGCCAGCATGAGGATAAAGAGCGCATGCTGGCGGCGGTTCTGCTGTTTGAACCTGTTTACCAGGCTTACCAGCAGCACCTGCACGACAATGGCACCATCGATTTTGACGACATGATCGGCAAGGCCATAAGTTATGTCGAATCCGGCCGGTACCGTTCGCCTTACCGGCATGTGCTGGTCGATGAATTTCAGGATATTTCGGCGAGCCGGGCCCGGCTGGTCAAGGCGCTGCTCGCGCAGCATGCCGACAACAGCCTGTTTTGCGTCGGTGACGACTGGCAGGCCATTTATCGCTTTACCGGCAGCGATGTATCGATCACGAGGGATTTTGAAAAACACTTCGGTTTTACGGCCACGAGCGTGCTCGACAAGACTTTTCGCTTCAATAACAAAATAGGCGAGGTCGCATCCCGTTTTGTCTGCCAAAATCCCGCCCAGATCAAAAAGCGCATCCAAAGCCACAGGCAGGTCGACAGGCCGGCCGTCTCGCTGATCAAAACCGGTACCGAGTCGATCGGCCTCAACGCGGCGCTGGCCAGCATCTCGCAAAAACAGCCTACAGGCGCCAGTGTGCTGATCCTGGCCCGATTCCATTTCAGGCAGCCCGAGCTGTCTGGCCTGAAGCGCCAGTATCCGCAGTTAAACCTGCAATTTATGACGGTTCATGCGTCTAAGGGCAGGGAGGCGGATTATGTGATTGTTCTGGGACTGGAACACGGCAAGCAGGGCTTTCCTTCGGAGAAAGCCACGCATGCGTTGCTGGAACTGCTGTTGCCTAAAGCGGAAGACTATCAACATGCCGAGGAAAGGCGGCTGTTTTATGTCGCGCTGACGCGGGCCAGGCATCATGTGTATCTGATCACTGACGGCAACAAGGCGTCGAGCTTTGTTCGTGAACTGGTCGACGACCGATACGCCATTTTGGCCGATGAATTTCAGGGGCAAGGTTTCCAGAAGCAATTGGCCGATACGCTTTGTGAGCGCTGTCAAATCGGCTATATGGTTGCCCGGAAAAACCAATACGGCATTTTCTACGGCTGCAATCAATATCCGCTCTGCAGCCATACGCAAAAGGGCTGCCCGAAGTGCGGCGGTATCTTGATCACGAAAGGACGCTTCAGGGTTTGTCAAAACAGGGACTGCGAGATTGCTGAGCCGGTCTGCCCGAAATGCGGCGGCGGCATGATCCTGCGCAAAGGCAAATACGGCGAATTCTGGGGATGCGCCAATTATCGGCCGCATGCCGGATTTTCCTGCAACCATACTGAGCAGGCTGTAAACTCTGGTACAAGAACCGGGTTGCCGGATCGGGATTACATCACCTGA